From Nicotiana tabacum cultivar K326 chromosome 15, ASM71507v2, whole genome shotgun sequence, the proteins below share one genomic window:
- the LOC107790726 gene encoding uncharacterized protein LOC107790726, whose amino-acid sequence MVGWQRHLQCMLHQAGNRYHQSRTIPFNSYYHSKSSLVLGEAPYLPRLQNTVSSGISRPLYQYLQHLGLSSTRTLLVDASDATPISSPLTPLLTSNTGNKEAEKATSKPSTVQAILKGIKQSPKKINLVAALVRGMRVEDALLQLQVTVKRASKTVYQVIHSARANATHNYGFDPDRLLVAEAFVGKGLFKKRVSYHAKGKCGIKVRPECRLTVVVREITPEEEAEIAKLRVHNFKKLTKRERRLVPHKLIETTPIWDRKGRAKSNGPGAAAA is encoded by the exons ATGGTAGGCTGGCAACGACATCTTCAGTGCATGCTCCATCAAGCTGGGAACAGATATCACCAAAGTCGAACTATTCCTTTCAATTCATATTATCACTCAAAGTCGTCTCTAGTACTTG GTGAGGCACCTTACTTGCCAAGATTGCAGAATACGGTTTCATCTGGTATCTCAAGGCCATTATACCAGTATCTACAGCATTTG GGGCTCTCTAGTACAAGGACCTTACTTGTAGACGCATCTGATGCTACACCAATTTCTTCCCCGTTAACACCGCTTCTAACATCAAATACTGGAAATAAAGAAGCTGAGAAAGcaacttctaaaccttcaacAGTTCAAGCAATTTTGAAGGGGATAAAACAG AGCCCAAAGAAGATCAATTTGGTCGCAGCATTAGTTCGTGGGATGCGTGTTGAAGATGCATTGTTGCAGTTGCAAGTGACTGTAAAACGAGCTTCCAAAACTGTCTATCAG GTTATACATTCAGCTCGGGCAAATGCAACCCACAATTATGGATTTGATCCAGATCGTCTTCTTGTTG CTGAGGCTTTTGTTGGGAAAGGACTTTTCAAAAAAAGGGTGTCCTACCATGCTAAAGGAAAGTGTGGAATAAAAGTGAGGCCAGAATGTAGACTGACCGTTGTAGTTAGGGAGATAACTCCTGAGGAGGAGGCCGAGATAGCTAAGTTGAGAGTACACAACTTCAAGAAGCTCACCAAACGTGAAAGGCGTCTAGTTCCTCATAAGCTCATTGAGACTACTCCTATATGGGACCGCAAAGGCAGAGCTAAGAGCAATGGACCAGGTGCTGCTGCTGCTTGA